The region CGACAATGAAACCAAGCGGTTCGAAGGTGCCCGCGAACACCAGCAACAGCACCACGCAGATACCGATTTTGGTCAGGGTCTCGCGGTCCATCGGCGGTTCGTCAGGGTTGTGCTTGATCGGTGCGGGGCGAAACACCATATACAACAGCGCCAGGCCCATCAGCCCGAGCATCAACAGCGGGAAGGCCCGAGGCCCCACCGGTTCGTAGGAAAAAGCCGCTTGATACGGCCACGCCATCAGCGCCAGGCCAATACAGGCCAGCAACAGCACCGAAGCAAAAATGCGTTGTAAGAGCATGGGAAACTCCTGTGCCGCAGTCCCGCGCAAACGGGGCCGCAGCCGCTAGACAGAGGCGATCACTGGATCAGGCCGAACTCTTTGGCCAGCACTTTGTAGTCAGCCACCTGTTTCTTCACGTAGGTGTCCAGCTCCGGGCCGGTCATGGCGAACGGGAACAGTTCACGCTGATCTCGCAGCTTGGCGAAGTCTTCGGACGCCAGCAGTTTGTCGAAGGCGTTTTTCCACCAGGCGTAGTCTTCGTCGCTGACCTTTGGCCCGAGGTAGAAACCGCGAACCACCGGCCAGACGATGTCGTAGCCTTGCTCTTTGGCGGTCGGGATGTCCTTCATTTCCGGCTCGTCCAGACGTTTGTCGGCGAATACCGCTAGCAGACGCATGTCACCGCTCTGGATGTGCGGCATGGAGTCGGAGATGTCGGTGCTGCCGACTTGGATGTGGCCGCCGAGCAGGGCAGTGGCGATTTCACCGCCGCCTTCGAGGGCCACATAACGTAGGTCACGTGGGTTGATCCCGGCGGCCTTGGCGATCAGCGCGGTTTGCATCCAGTCCTGGCTGCCGACGGTGCCGCCGGAGCCGATCACCACTTTGCTCGGATCTTTCTTCAGCGCCTGAACGAGATCGTCCAGATTCTTGTAAGGCGAGTCGCTTTTCACCGCGATGGCGCCGTAGCTGGTGCCGACAGCGGCCAACCAGCGAACGTTGGTCTCATCGAAACGCCCGAACTTGCCTTGGGCCAGGTTCAGTAACGAACCGCTGGACCACGCCACCAGCGTGCCGGCATCGCCCGGACGCTGAGCGACCACCGCGTTGTACGCCACCGCGCCGACGCCGCCGGGCATGTAGGTCACGCGCATCGGTTTGGTCAGGATTTTTTCGTTGATCAGCGCGCTTTGCGCCAGTTTGCAGGTCAGGTCGAAACCACCGCCGGGGGAGGCTGGGGCGATACATTCCGGGCGCTTCGGCTCGGCCATCAGTTGGCCGGCGAACAGCAGGGCGCTGGCGGTGAGAGCAACTTTACGCAGTGACAAATTCATTGGGTTCTCCACAGATTTTTTGTTGTATGGATGTGTGTAGGAGTTGCCGAAGGCTCCGATCTTTTAGCCTTCGGCGGTTCAATCAATTACCAAAGTGCAACGCTATAGCTCACCAGCAGACGCACTTCATCGGCATCGCGAGCGGAGTAGTTGGAACGGTAGGTGGCATTACGCAGGCGCACGGCGACGTCCTTTAGCGCGCCGCTTTGTACTACATATTTGATCTCGGTGTTGCGCTCCCACTCTTTGCCTTCTTCACCGTTCTTGAGCTTGATGTTGTCACCGCTCAGGTAACGGCTCATGAAACTCAGGCCGGGAACGCCCAGTTTGGCGAAGTCAAAGTCGTAGCGCGCTTGCCAGGAATGCTCTTCGGCGCCGGCGAAGTCGTTGATCTGCACGAAGTTGACCAGGTACGGGTCGCTGCCATCGACATACGGGAAGGCACTGTCGCCGGACATGTGCTGATAACCGGCGCTGAATTTATGCCCGCTCAAGGCATAGCTCACCAGGCCGTTGAGGGATTTGTTGTCGATCTTGCCGCCACGGGCCGCGCCCTGGTCGTTACTGATGGCCAGTCGCAGGTCGGTGCCGAACGTGCCGGGGCCGAACGGTTGCGAGGCGACCACGCCGAGGAAGTGCTGGTTGTAGACTTCATCGAGTTGCGCGAAGTGGTAGCTGCCGGTGATTTTGTCGGTGAACTTGTAATCCACGCCGCCAAAGTCGAAGTGCTTGCCAGCGGCTGTGCCGGCAAAACGGCTGTTCTTGTTGTTGAGGGCAATGTCCTCGAAATCGGTGCTGTCGCGGTCTTTGGCTTTATCCAGTCGACCACCGGTGAAGGTCAGGTTCTTGACCTCTTTGGAGGTCAGCATTCCGCCTTCAAAGGTCTGCGGCAGGATGCGCCCGTCGTTGGGCTTGAGGATCGGCAGCTCCGGGATCAGACTGCCGATTTTCAGTTCGGTGGCGGAGATCTTCACTTTGCCGGTCAGGCCAAGTTTGGAGTACTCATTGGCCGCGCGACCGTCATCGTGGGTCGGCAACAGGCCGGTGCCGGTGCGGTCGGGACTCGAATCGAGCTTGACCCCCAGCATGCCCAGCGCATCGACACCAAACCCCACGGTGCCGTCGGTGTAACCCGATTGCAGATTGAGGATGAACCCCTGGGCCCATTCGTCACGCTTGGATTGCTGGGCACTGGTGCCATCGCGAAAGTCGCGGTTGAAATACATGTTGCGGGTTTCAAGTGTTGCCTTACTGTCTTCGAAGAAGGCAGCCTGGCTCAACGGCGAAAAGCCGGCGAAGGCGGCGGCACTGGCAAGGGCGGTCTGGCTGAGGCGGGAAAAACGAACAGGCGGGCGAGCCTGAAGCTGCATGGACAGCATCGTGAAGTACTCCGTTATTGTTCTTATTGGCGAAAACGCTTCGAGGCGTTTTTCGTATCGCTGTGTGGCAGCAGCGACGGACAGTCGAAACGGTCCGTGGCTGGACTCTAACGGGCCAACCTTTCGCTAACCTTTCAGCTGACTTTCACGGATTTCGGGCTTCACAGCAGCGGTTGCGGCTGTAAACTCCGCGCCAAAGAATGGCGTCGACCATCCCTGAACGAGGTAAAAATCCATGCGTGTCCTGCTCGTCGAAGACCATCTGCAGCTCGCCGAAAGTGTCGCCCAGGCGCTCAAGAGCACCGGGTTGACCGTGGATGTTTTGCACGATGGCGTGGCGGCCGACCTGGCCTTGAGCAGCGAGGAATACGCCATGGCGATCCTCGATGTCGGCCTGCCGCGCATGGATGGTTTTGAAGTGCTGGCGCGTCTGCGGGCCCGGGGTAAAAATCTGCCGGTGCTGATGCTGACCGCCCGCAGCGACGTCAAGGATCGGGTCCATGGCCTGAACCTTGGTGCAGACGATTACCTCGCCAAACCGTTCGAACTGACCGAACTCGAAGCTCGGGTCAAAGCCTTGCTGCGGCGCAGCGTTTTAGGCGGTGAGCGGCAGCAGCGCTGCGGCGTGCTGGCCTATGATCTGGACACCCGGCGCTTCACCCTCGGCGAAGAATTGCTGACCCTGACTTCTCGCGAACAAGCCGTGCTCGAAGCGCTGATCGCCCGTCCTGGCCGGGTGATGAGCAAGGAACAACTGGCTTCCCAGGTATTTGGCCTGGACGAAGAGGCCAGCCCCGACGCCATCGAAATCTACGTCCACCGTTTGCGCAAGAAACTCGATGGCCAACCGGTGGCAATCGTGACCTTCCGCGGCCTCGGCTACTTGTTGGAAAGCCGCGATGCATAAGCCCAGCAGCCTGCGCTGGCGGTTGCTGTGGAACCTGGCGCTGTTGCTGGTGGTGTTGATGTTGGCCAGTGGTTTGAGCGCGTATTGGAACGGTCGCGAAGCCGCCGACACCGCTTATGACCGCACCTTGCTGGCTTCGGCGCGGACCATTGCCGCCGGCTTGTCCCAGCGTGATGGCAGCCTCAGCGCGAACGTGCCTTACGTCGCCCTCGATACTTTCGCTTACGACAGTGCCGGGCGAATTTATTACCAGGTCAACGACATCCATCAAAAGCTGATCTCCGGCTACGAAAACCTCCCCGGACCGCCGCCGGGAACGCCGCGCACCGACGACTACCCGGCGCTGGCGCGTTTCTAC is a window of Pseudomonas sp. 10S4 DNA encoding:
- a CDS encoding tripartite tricarboxylate transporter TctB family protein codes for the protein MLLQRIFASVLLLACIGLALMAWPYQAAFSYEPVGPRAFPLLMLGLMGLALLYMVFRPAPIKHNPDEPPMDRETLTKIGICVVLLLVFAGTFEPLGFIVASILIGIPMARLYGGRWLPSTVIISLMAIGLYLLFDKLMDVPLPLGVLDVLEN
- a CDS encoding OprD family porin, with translation MLSMQLQARPPVRFSRLSQTALASAAAFAGFSPLSQAAFFEDSKATLETRNMYFNRDFRDGTSAQQSKRDEWAQGFILNLQSGYTDGTVGFGVDALGMLGVKLDSSPDRTGTGLLPTHDDGRAANEYSKLGLTGKVKISATELKIGSLIPELPILKPNDGRILPQTFEGGMLTSKEVKNLTFTGGRLDKAKDRDSTDFEDIALNNKNSRFAGTAAGKHFDFGGVDYKFTDKITGSYHFAQLDEVYNQHFLGVVASQPFGPGTFGTDLRLAISNDQGAARGGKIDNKSLNGLVSYALSGHKFSAGYQHMSGDSAFPYVDGSDPYLVNFVQINDFAGAEEHSWQARYDFDFAKLGVPGLSFMSRYLSGDNIKLKNGEEGKEWERNTEIKYVVQSGALKDVAVRLRNATYRSNYSARDADEVRLLVSYSVALW
- a CDS encoding Bug family tripartite tricarboxylate transporter substrate binding protein, translated to MNLSLRKVALTASALLFAGQLMAEPKRPECIAPASPGGGFDLTCKLAQSALINEKILTKPMRVTYMPGGVGAVAYNAVVAQRPGDAGTLVAWSSGSLLNLAQGKFGRFDETNVRWLAAVGTSYGAIAVKSDSPYKNLDDLVQALKKDPSKVVIGSGGTVGSQDWMQTALIAKAAGINPRDLRYVALEGGGEIATALLGGHIQVGSTDISDSMPHIQSGDMRLLAVFADKRLDEPEMKDIPTAKEQGYDIVWPVVRGFYLGPKVSDEDYAWWKNAFDKLLASEDFAKLRDQRELFPFAMTGPELDTYVKKQVADYKVLAKEFGLIQ
- a CDS encoding response regulator yields the protein MRVLLVEDHLQLAESVAQALKSTGLTVDVLHDGVAADLALSSEEYAMAILDVGLPRMDGFEVLARLRARGKNLPVLMLTARSDVKDRVHGLNLGADDYLAKPFELTELEARVKALLRRSVLGGERQQRCGVLAYDLDTRRFTLGEELLTLTSREQAVLEALIARPGRVMSKEQLASQVFGLDEEASPDAIEIYVHRLRKKLDGQPVAIVTFRGLGYLLESRDA